A part of Maridesulfovibrio hydrothermalis AM13 = DSM 14728 genomic DNA contains:
- a CDS encoding 4Fe-4S dicluster domain-containing protein, which produces MASLNSFITADPEKCIGCKLCEVACSQAHSKDSSFTVGSMNGPILPRLYLVRTPEVTVPVQCRHCEDAPCANCCPSSAIKRKNGAIIVDSKLCSGCKTCMLACPFGAIELLPVYENGTPVMQAVLCEESETSTEEVPMLFAGKCDLCTESKSGPACIEVCPENALQLFDPAGTKKQRNIKAALSFLQTSQNFPSK; this is translated from the coding sequence ATGGCTTCTTTAAACTCTTTCATCACCGCTGATCCTGAAAAATGTATCGGCTGTAAACTTTGCGAAGTTGCCTGTTCGCAGGCTCATTCCAAGGATTCATCTTTCACTGTCGGCTCCATGAACGGCCCGATTCTGCCTCGCTTGTACCTTGTCCGCACTCCTGAGGTTACAGTGCCGGTACAATGCCGCCATTGTGAAGACGCGCCATGCGCTAACTGCTGCCCTTCTTCTGCTATCAAGCGCAAAAATGGAGCGATTATCGTTGACAGTAAACTTTGCTCAGGCTGCAAGACCTGCATGCTGGCCTGCCCTTTCGGGGCCATTGAGCTTTTACCTGTTTATGAAAACGGAACCCCCGTGATGCAGGCGGTGCTTTGCGAAGAGAGTGAGACTTCTACAGAAGAAGTTCCCATGCTTTTTGCCGGAAAATGCGACCTTTGCACTGAAAGTAAAAGCGGACCGGCATGTATTGAGGTCTGCCCGGAAAATGCGCTGCAACTTTTTGATCCTGCCGGCACAAAGAAACAGCGTAATATTAAAGCGGCCCTCAGCTTCCTGCAAACTTCACAAAATTTTCCTTCGAAATAA
- a CDS encoding F0F1 ATP synthase subunit alpha, with the protein MGFIADNINQALGACERGLDKMIYSPESKEVGRVLSVARGVAQVEGLKSVRSEELVMLGNQVPGMALDLLPDSVGVALLGSNKELRAGDEAAASGAVLSVPVGDALIGRVIDPLGNPLDEGPAPETFKTRPVETEAPSILMRAPVDTPMASGIKVIDTLIPIGRGQRELILGDRQTGKTAIALDIILNQNKGDVVCVYCAIGQRSTSVARVIETLRLHGAMAYTFVVVVEGNAPSGMQYIAPYAATSMAEYFMEQGRDVLIIYDDLTRHAQAYRQLSLLMRRPPGREAFPGDIFYIHSRLLERSTRLKPEHGGGTLTALPVVETEAQNISAYIPTNLISITDGQIYLSPVLFQKGMLPAIDVGKSVSRVGGRAQPTAYRKVSGDLRLTYSQFQELEAFARFGTRLDKDTRKRIEHGVRVRELLKQDRFSPLTASEQLIILWTVSLGLLDDIPLDRIAEIQDYLLAKAGDGFADIERLPMAEPKDAIWDELERYIINSVNRWRKSNAAA; encoded by the coding sequence ATGGGATTCATAGCAGACAATATAAATCAGGCATTAGGGGCCTGTGAAAGGGGACTTGATAAAATGATCTATAGTCCTGAATCAAAAGAAGTGGGTCGTGTTCTTTCTGTAGCGCGCGGCGTTGCGCAGGTGGAAGGGCTTAAGTCTGTCCGGTCTGAAGAACTGGTTATGCTTGGTAATCAGGTTCCAGGTATGGCTCTGGATCTTCTGCCTGACTCTGTGGGCGTGGCACTGCTTGGTTCTAACAAGGAACTTCGTGCTGGCGATGAAGCTGCTGCTTCCGGTGCTGTGTTGAGTGTACCGGTCGGCGATGCATTGATCGGAAGAGTTATCGACCCGCTGGGCAATCCGCTGGATGAAGGCCCCGCACCGGAAACTTTCAAGACTCGTCCTGTGGAAACAGAAGCCCCGTCAATTCTTATGCGTGCCCCTGTTGATACTCCTATGGCCAGCGGTATAAAGGTTATCGATACACTCATTCCCATCGGTCGCGGGCAGAGGGAATTAATACTGGGCGACCGTCAGACCGGAAAAACGGCCATCGCGCTTGATATCATTTTAAATCAGAATAAAGGTGATGTGGTTTGTGTCTACTGCGCCATAGGCCAGCGCAGCACATCTGTTGCGCGGGTGATTGAAACCCTGCGGCTGCACGGGGCTATGGCTTATACTTTTGTTGTGGTTGTTGAAGGCAACGCTCCGTCCGGCATGCAGTATATAGCTCCATATGCGGCGACCAGTATGGCTGAATATTTTATGGAACAGGGCCGTGATGTGCTGATTATTTATGATGACCTTACCCGCCACGCACAGGCTTATCGGCAATTGAGTCTGCTTATGCGCAGACCTCCGGGGCGTGAAGCTTTTCCCGGCGATATTTTTTATATTCATTCAAGGCTGCTGGAGCGTTCTACGAGGTTGAAGCCGGAACATGGCGGGGGTACTTTAACGGCTCTACCTGTTGTGGAGACAGAGGCGCAAAATATATCAGCCTACATCCCCACAAATTTGATTTCCATAACTGACGGACAGATTTATTTATCACCTGTACTTTTTCAAAAAGGCATGCTGCCTGCAATCGATGTCGGCAAATCCGTCTCAAGGGTGGGAGGGCGTGCACAGCCTACTGCGTACCGTAAGGTTTCCGGTGACTTGCGGTTGACCTACTCACAGTTTCAAGAGCTTGAAGCCTTTGCAAGGTTCGGGACCCGGCTGGATAAGGATACCCGTAAACGCATTGAACACGGAGTGCGAGTCCGTGAACTGCTCAAGCAGGATCGTTTTTCACCGCTTACCGCATCTGAGCAGTTAATCATCCTTTGGACCGTTTCATTAGGTTTGCTCGATGATATCCCGCTTGACCGTATTGCCGAAATTCAAGATTACCTGCTCGCAAAAGCAGGTGACGGTTTTGCGGATATTGAAAGGCTGCCTATGGCTGAGCCTAAAGATGCCATCTGGGATGAACTTGAGAGGTATATAATTAATTCTGTGAACAGGTGGAGGAAAAGCAATGCAGCAGCTTGA
- a CDS encoding F0F1 ATP synthase subunit C produces the protein METLGWIAFASIIAAGLCMGIGAIGPAIGEGMALSRALSSIAQQPDETNTIVKFLFVGMAMVESTAIYCFVLAMILLFANPFWAYFLEKAGG, from the coding sequence ATGGAAACTCTTGGCTGGATTGCATTTGCATCCATTATTGCAGCTGGTCTTTGTATGGGCATCGGGGCTATCGGGCCGGCTATAGGTGAAGGAATGGCTTTGTCGCGGGCGCTTAGTTCCATTGCCCAGCAGCCTGATGAAACCAATACTATTGTAAAGTTTTTGTTCGTAGGGATGGCGATGGTTGAATCTACCGCTATTTATTGTTTTGTTCTGGCCATGATTTTACTTTTTGCCAATCCATTTTGGGCCTACTTTTTAGAGAAGGCCGGGGGCTGA
- a CDS encoding ATP synthase subunit I, with product MINSDLMLAIASFGIGVMLSVIHFGGLWLTVWMLPRCERPRMFFWASYLGRYGITLGSFAQIMKFGGLALASAFLGFYLLRTFTLSRYCGVGLSEVIGFKR from the coding sequence ATGATAAATAGTGACTTGATGCTGGCCATTGCTTCTTTCGGTATAGGTGTGATGCTTTCTGTTATCCATTTTGGAGGATTATGGCTGACTGTCTGGATGCTTCCACGCTGTGAAAGGCCGCGCATGTTTTTCTGGGCCAGCTATTTAGGGAGGTACGGGATTACCCTTGGGAGTTTTGCTCAGATCATGAAGTTTGGCGGTTTGGCGTTAGCCTCGGCTTTTCTGGGATTCTATTTGCTGCGCACTTTTACTCTTAGCAGATATTGCGGCGTCGGCCTGTCTGAAGTGATCGGTTTTAAGAGGTAG
- a CDS encoding ATP synthase F1, epsilon subunit has translation MKLKILLPSGIYLDRTVDKVLAESMHGGFCLLPNHIDMASALAPGIFTYFSDGQPSHLAVDAGVLIKKGDTVRISSRAAVAGELGELESEVRRMQYEAAEAEKSARKAVAKLEAGFVRSLIEVETL, from the coding sequence ATGAAGCTTAAAATCCTGCTTCCATCGGGAATATATCTGGATCGTACTGTAGATAAAGTGCTGGCGGAAAGTATGCATGGTGGATTTTGCTTACTGCCTAATCATATTGATATGGCTTCGGCTCTTGCTCCGGGAATTTTTACTTATTTTTCGGATGGACAGCCGAGCCATCTGGCCGTTGATGCCGGAGTGTTGATTAAAAAAGGTGACACTGTCCGGATTTCTTCGCGCGCAGCTGTAGCCGGAGAACTGGGCGAGCTGGAGTCTGAGGTGCGGCGTATGCAATACGAAGCTGCTGAAGCAGAGAAGTCAGCGCGTAAAGCGGTTGCGAAGCTTGAGGCTGGATTTGTACGCAGCCTTATTGAGGTTGAAACATTATGA
- a CDS encoding [FeFe] hydrogenase, group A: MLNSNQLIHIDKELCTGCGRCKEVCPVEAISGVQGEPHSIDHARCVICGQCIQTCSAYGSILEEPDTPLAEKLHERGMFRSVEEPLFAAYCTGNAPEVMKELRSDKLSLVQCAPAVRTAIGEDFGMPAGSLTPGKMAAALRRLGFDRVYDTNFAADLTIMEEGNELLSRISNGETLPMFTSCCPAWVRFMELNYPDLLGHLSSCKSPQQMSGALFKTYGADIDNRKPEEIFSVSVMPCTCKKYESSRPEMKNNGLRDVDAVITTRELGYMIKEAGIDFTTLPAEDFDRPLGTYTGAGNIFGVTGGVMEAALRTACELVTGKPVPETDLIFVRGEAGMRTASMDMNGTTFRVAVVAGLTNAIALLEKVRTGKAEVDFVEVMCCPSGCISGGGQPKVLLPADRENVYRCRKQSMYSHDQNIKIRKSHENPDVQKVYADFLGEPLGHTSHKLLHTSYDRKDC; encoded by the coding sequence ATGTTAAATTCAAATCAACTTATTCATATTGATAAAGAGCTTTGCACCGGTTGCGGCCGCTGTAAGGAAGTCTGCCCTGTCGAAGCTATTTCCGGAGTTCAAGGGGAGCCGCATTCCATAGACCACGCACGCTGTGTTATCTGTGGACAATGCATTCAGACTTGCAGTGCCTACGGCTCCATCCTTGAAGAGCCGGATACTCCTCTTGCTGAAAAACTTCACGAGCGCGGTATGTTTAGATCAGTTGAGGAGCCTCTTTTTGCTGCTTATTGCACTGGAAATGCCCCTGAAGTCATGAAGGAGTTGCGGTCAGACAAACTGTCTCTGGTGCAATGCGCTCCGGCTGTCCGCACTGCCATCGGCGAAGATTTCGGCATGCCTGCGGGGTCGCTTACTCCCGGTAAAATGGCTGCGGCCCTGAGGCGACTGGGTTTTGACCGTGTTTATGACACAAATTTCGCCGCCGATCTGACCATAATGGAAGAAGGTAACGAACTTCTTTCACGCATCAGCAACGGTGAAACTCTGCCTATGTTCACATCCTGCTGTCCGGCATGGGTTCGTTTCATGGAGCTTAATTATCCGGACCTGCTGGGCCATCTTTCAAGCTGTAAATCACCGCAGCAGATGTCCGGAGCACTTTTCAAGACCTACGGGGCGGACATTGATAATCGCAAACCCGAAGAGATTTTCAGCGTATCGGTTATGCCCTGCACCTGTAAAAAATACGAAAGTTCACGCCCTGAAATGAAAAATAACGGGCTGCGCGATGTCGATGCGGTCATCACCACCCGTGAGCTTGGATATATGATTAAAGAAGCTGGCATTGATTTCACGACACTGCCTGCTGAAGACTTTGACCGTCCGCTGGGAACTTACACCGGAGCCGGGAATATATTCGGAGTAACCGGAGGAGTGATGGAAGCCGCACTTCGCACCGCCTGCGAACTCGTCACGGGAAAGCCTGTACCCGAAACGGACCTGATCTTTGTTCGCGGCGAGGCTGGAATGCGCACCGCCTCAATGGATATGAACGGTACTACTTTCCGTGTTGCAGTCGTAGCCGGTCTAACCAATGCGATTGCTTTGCTGGAAAAAGTGCGGACCGGAAAAGCGGAGGTGGATTTTGTGGAAGTCATGTGCTGCCCTTCCGGATGCATCAGCGGCGGAGGACAACCAAAAGTGCTGCTCCCCGCTGATCGGGAAAATGTTTACCGCTGCCGCAAGCAGTCTATGTACTCACATGATCAAAACATTAAGATACGCAAGTCTCATGAAAACCCTGATGTACAAAAAGTATATGCCGATTTTCTGGGTGAGCCTTTAGGGCATACCTCCCATAAACTGCTGCACACTTCATATGACAGGAAGGACTGTTAA
- a CDS encoding H+transporting two-sector ATPase B/B' subunit, which yields MLLDWFTVFAQILNFFVLIVLLKLFLYGPIVEAMKQRKEHVAAEMRAVRQAGAKADELSAELKAKREELENRAAEVMAEIHAEAEKWRQQAMASARTEIDALREEWLAALSREKENAALNLRKRLMHEVAATASRIVQDLAGSDLEQQIVSGFIRKIKLEAQGINCGSREILVRTGFAHKGPHQEKLSAMLDELFPACNERLFSEDPKLGLGIELIAGDRKWEWNLASYIDELEQNILSEIRGD from the coding sequence ATGCTGCTGGACTGGTTCACTGTCTTTGCGCAGATTTTGAACTTTTTTGTGCTGATCGTGCTGCTGAAATTATTTCTTTACGGTCCCATTGTCGAGGCCATGAAACAGCGCAAGGAGCATGTTGCAGCTGAAATGCGCGCAGTCCGTCAAGCCGGGGCAAAGGCTGATGAGCTAAGTGCAGAACTTAAGGCCAAGCGGGAAGAGCTTGAGAATCGGGCAGCTGAAGTTATGGCTGAGATTCATGCTGAAGCAGAAAAGTGGCGACAGCAGGCTATGGCATCCGCGCGCACAGAGATTGATGCTCTTCGTGAAGAATGGCTTGCTGCCCTCAGCCGTGAAAAAGAAAATGCAGCACTCAATTTGAGAAAAAGGCTCATGCATGAGGTGGCGGCAACAGCCTCGCGCATTGTGCAGGATCTGGCTGGAAGTGATCTTGAGCAGCAGATAGTGTCAGGTTTTATCCGTAAAATTAAACTCGAAGCTCAAGGCATAAATTGCGGCAGCAGAGAAATACTGGTGCGAACTGGTTTTGCTCACAAAGGGCCGCATCAGGAAAAGCTGTCCGCGATGCTCGATGAATTATTTCCTGCATGTAATGAGCGTCTTTTTTCAGAAGATCCCAAGCTCGGGCTGGGAATTGAATTGATAGCCGGAGACCGCAAATGGGAATGGAATTTAGCGTCCTATATTGACGAACTGGAACAGAATATTTTGTCCGAAATACGAGGTGATTAG
- the fdhF gene encoding formate dehydrogenase subunit alpha, with protein sequence MKEVLTICPYCGTGCSFRLKIENDQITGIVPEQKLAVNNGKLCSKGHYGFDFVRHPDRLTSPLIRKGGVLVKSSWDEALSLVTDKFNAIKDRHGPDAIAGFSSARCTNEENYLMQKYMRAAIGTNNIDHCARLUHAPTVAGLAAAFGSGSMTNSIAEIDDMDSGDTIFAIGTNTTECHPLIGMKMIQAAQRGTRIIVADPRAITLTQHAAVWLRLKPGTDVALLNSLAHVLITEGLTDENFIAERTEGYAQLKETVLKYTPAYAETITTVPAELIVKAARIIGNSRNTATYYTMGITQHTSGVDNVRSVANIVLLTGNMGRPKTGLNPLRGQNNVQGSCDMGALPNVYTGYQKVNSPEIQEKFSAAWGTALSDKEGLKIPDVLHGIEQGTMKGLFVFGENPMRSDPDINHVKHCLEEVEFLVVQDIFLTETAELADVVLPGATFAEKDGTFSSTERRVQLIRKGLEPLGDSRPDWQILAELIQRMGAGVNYNSPEEIFDEMRSLTPSHAGLTYSRLENENLQWPCPSEEHKGTPVLHIGNFMRGKGAFLGMDYREPAEIPDDDYPLILTTGRIVIHYHTGTMTRRCWGLDGLRPEESLEINPADAARYGINDGDSIIISSRRGEMRARAMVTGRVPKGVTFTTFHYSESPGNILTNSASDPETGTPEFKVCAVKVRAGKEQDHPVKAYSV encoded by the coding sequence ATGAAAGAAGTTCTCACCATCTGTCCCTATTGCGGCACAGGCTGTTCTTTCCGGCTTAAAATTGAAAATGACCAGATTACCGGAATTGTCCCGGAACAGAAGCTGGCTGTAAATAACGGTAAACTATGCTCCAAGGGGCATTACGGTTTTGATTTTGTCCGTCACCCTGACCGTCTGACCTCTCCTTTGATCCGCAAAGGAGGTGTTCTTGTAAAATCCTCATGGGACGAAGCCCTTTCGCTGGTTACCGATAAATTTAATGCTATCAAAGATCGACACGGCCCGGATGCCATAGCGGGATTCAGCTCCGCCCGTTGCACCAACGAAGAAAATTACCTCATGCAAAAATACATGCGCGCAGCTATCGGTACAAATAATATCGACCACTGCGCGCGGCTCTGACATGCCCCCACAGTAGCCGGTCTGGCTGCTGCATTCGGAAGCGGATCAATGACTAATTCCATTGCCGAGATTGATGATATGGACAGCGGTGACACGATCTTCGCCATAGGCACTAATACAACTGAATGCCATCCTCTGATCGGCATGAAAATGATTCAAGCCGCCCAGCGCGGAACCCGGATTATTGTAGCTGATCCCCGCGCCATTACACTTACCCAGCATGCTGCCGTCTGGCTTCGCCTCAAGCCCGGAACGGATGTAGCCCTGCTCAACAGTCTGGCCCATGTGCTGATAACCGAAGGACTTACCGACGAAAATTTCATTGCCGAACGCACCGAAGGATATGCGCAGCTTAAAGAAACCGTCCTCAAGTATACTCCGGCATATGCTGAGACTATTACCACTGTTCCAGCGGAGCTGATTGTCAAAGCGGCCCGCATTATCGGCAACTCCCGCAACACTGCAACATACTACACAATGGGCATAACCCAGCATACCTCCGGTGTGGACAATGTCCGCTCTGTTGCGAATATTGTTCTTTTAACCGGAAATATGGGCCGGCCCAAGACCGGACTGAATCCCCTGCGTGGTCAGAATAACGTTCAAGGATCATGTGACATGGGCGCATTGCCTAACGTCTATACGGGCTATCAGAAAGTGAATTCCCCTGAAATACAGGAAAAATTCAGCGCAGCATGGGGAACCGCATTATCAGATAAAGAAGGTCTTAAAATCCCTGATGTGCTGCATGGCATTGAACAGGGCACTATGAAAGGTCTATTCGTTTTCGGCGAAAACCCCATGCGGAGTGACCCGGATATCAATCATGTTAAGCATTGCCTTGAGGAAGTAGAATTTTTAGTGGTTCAGGATATTTTCCTGACCGAAACAGCAGAGCTGGCCGATGTAGTTCTGCCCGGTGCAACATTTGCTGAAAAAGACGGAACTTTTTCAAGCACCGAGCGACGGGTTCAACTCATACGCAAAGGGCTTGAACCTCTCGGTGACAGCCGTCCGGACTGGCAGATTCTAGCCGAACTTATCCAGCGCATGGGAGCAGGCGTGAATTACAACTCTCCGGAAGAAATTTTCGATGAAATGCGCAGCCTGACTCCATCACATGCCGGACTTACATATTCCCGGCTGGAAAATGAAAACCTGCAATGGCCCTGTCCCAGCGAGGAACACAAAGGAACTCCAGTGCTCCACATCGGTAATTTTATGCGTGGCAAGGGAGCTTTTCTTGGAATGGATTACCGTGAACCGGCTGAAATTCCTGATGATGACTATCCGCTTATACTGACCACCGGCCGTATTGTTATTCACTACCATACCGGAACCATGACCCGCCGGTGCTGGGGCCTCGACGGCTTGCGCCCCGAGGAATCTCTGGAGATCAATCCCGCTGATGCCGCCAGATACGGAATCAATGACGGCGACAGCATAATAATCTCCTCACGCCGGGGCGAAATGCGCGCACGAGCAATGGTGACCGGACGAGTACCGAAAGGAGTGACTTTCACTACTTTCCATTACAGCGAAAGCCCGGGAAATATTTTGACCAACAGTGCCTCCGATCCTGAGACAGGAACTCCAGAATTTAAAGTCTGCGCCGTTAAAGTCAGAGCAGGTAAAGAGCAGGATCATCCCGTAAAGGCTTACAGTGTTTAG
- a CDS encoding AtpZ/AtpI family protein, whose protein sequence is MNADLKEAQNKQHEKFRRTVASKEKRRIRAGKKGTVGAWTAFGSMGVVGWFVALPTFLGSLFGAWLDYNWPSKISWTLTMLGAGLFTGCVFAGIWMNREKNKIIKEREEWEAEEKEQEDDK, encoded by the coding sequence ATGAACGCTGATCTCAAGGAAGCTCAGAATAAGCAGCATGAAAAATTCCGCAGGACAGTAGCATCGAAAGAAAAGCGCAGGATTCGTGCTGGAAAAAAGGGCACGGTAGGCGCATGGACAGCCTTTGGCTCTATGGGGGTTGTTGGCTGGTTTGTGGCTTTACCAACTTTTTTGGGCAGTTTGTTTGGTGCATGGCTGGATTATAATTGGCCTTCAAAAATAAGCTGGACCCTGACCATGCTTGGTGCAGGTCTTTTTACCGGATGTGTCTTTGCCGGAATTTGGATGAACAGAGAGAAGAACAAGATTATAAAAGAGCGGGAAGAGTGGGAGGCGGAGGAAAAGGAGCAGGAAGATGATAAATAG
- a CDS encoding 4Fe-4S dicluster domain-containing protein yields MKSFVIADPEKCIGCGACEIACAVTNSHMIIPEAARIRAAFNPRLNLIFMPEITMPIQCRQCEDAPCAQVCPVGGIVFKGGVVHVKQENCIGCKMCMAACPVGAVNILPRGSVKGEDKEILPEFYADKCELCNDRKEGPACLEVCPAEAFTLVSEDKIKETIKARREKAIHSMG; encoded by the coding sequence ATGAAATCCTTTGTAATTGCTGATCCTGAAAAATGCATCGGTTGCGGAGCATGCGAAATTGCGTGCGCCGTAACGAACTCTCATATGATAATTCCTGAAGCGGCGCGCATCCGGGCGGCTTTCAACCCACGGTTGAATCTTATTTTCATGCCCGAAATAACCATGCCCATCCAATGCAGACAATGCGAGGATGCCCCCTGCGCTCAGGTCTGTCCTGTGGGCGGTATTGTTTTCAAGGGTGGAGTTGTGCACGTAAAGCAGGAAAATTGTATCGGCTGCAAAATGTGCATGGCAGCCTGTCCGGTAGGAGCTGTAAACATCCTGCCGCGCGGCAGTGTAAAAGGGGAGGATAAAGAAATACTTCCCGAATTTTACGCTGATAAATGTGAGTTATGCAATGATCGAAAAGAAGGCCCTGCTTGTCTGGAAGTATGTCCGGCTGAAGCATTTACCCTTGTCAGCGAAGATAAAATAAAAGAGACGATAAAAGCCAGACGGGAAAAGGCTATTCATTCAATGGGGTAA
- a CDS encoding F0F1 ATP synthase subunit gamma produces MQQLEAVRKKIATTGDLLSVVKTMKALAAVNIRHFENAAKGVGEYAEVVDEGWTVFFKNSGILPRTGKDGVAVVLAVGSDQGMCGQFNEISKIHTVKVIDELLAEGHNVSCWTCGERVRGALEDSGVTVDLEFRVPGSLRGVDAVVDEIERNLEDWKSCRNMHMFSIVNNLYASDGKKVSTDRILPLRKRSRQEMWWGRSLPMTNVPVQDLFSTLFREYLYISVYGAIVQSLAAENSARLAAMQVAEKNIIEHVELLESDFRNTRQSSITGELLDIVAGVEAVVGG; encoded by the coding sequence ATGCAGCAGCTTGAGGCCGTCCGCAAAAAAATTGCCACTACGGGCGACCTGCTATCTGTCGTCAAAACCATGAAGGCCCTTGCGGCTGTGAATATCCGTCATTTTGAAAACGCAGCTAAAGGAGTCGGAGAGTACGCAGAGGTTGTCGACGAAGGATGGACTGTTTTTTTTAAAAATTCCGGAATCCTTCCACGTACCGGAAAGGACGGTGTTGCTGTAGTCTTGGCAGTTGGTTCTGATCAGGGGATGTGCGGGCAGTTCAATGAAATTTCCAAAATACATACTGTTAAAGTTATAGATGAACTTTTGGCTGAGGGGCACAATGTCTCATGCTGGACCTGCGGGGAAAGGGTTCGCGGAGCACTGGAGGATTCCGGTGTAACGGTGGATTTAGAGTTTCGTGTTCCGGGAAGTCTGCGCGGCGTTGATGCCGTTGTTGATGAGATTGAAAGAAATTTGGAAGATTGGAAAAGCTGTCGCAATATGCACATGTTCAGCATCGTCAACAACCTGTATGCAAGTGACGGGAAGAAGGTTTCAACCGACCGGATTCTGCCCTTGCGCAAAAGGAGCAGGCAGGAGATGTGGTGGGGGAGATCGCTGCCTATGACCAATGTTCCGGTACAAGATTTATTCTCAACATTATTTAGGGAATATCTATATATCTCGGTATACGGCGCAATTGTTCAATCTTTAGCTGCCGAAAACAGTGCACGGCTGGCAGCAATGCAGGTTGCGGAGAAAAATATTATAGAGCATGTGGAATTGCTGGAATCTGATTTCAGAAATACCAGACAGAGTTCTATCACTGGTGAGCTGCTTGATATTGTTGCCGGTGTTGAGGCCGTTGTCGGAGGGTAG
- a CDS encoding F0F1 ATP synthase subunit A — MEISPDHIIYFSSGFIKLNATILFTWLVMILLTGFSWFVTRRVTSSSVISDQQNLLEVLVGGLLSQIRDATNQHPEKYLPLLGTLFIFILVSNILSVIPGFSPPTGSLSTTTAFSLIVFFAVPYYGIKENGVINYLKSYVQPSPFMLPFNIIGEVSRTFALAVRLFGNILSGTMMGAILLVIMPLFVPVIMQLLGLLIGVVQAYIFTVLAAVFIAAGLEVHSE; from the coding sequence ATGGAAATAAGCCCGGACCATATTATTTATTTCAGCTCTGGATTTATCAAACTGAATGCGACCATTCTTTTTACATGGTTGGTCATGATTTTACTTACGGGTTTTTCATGGTTTGTTACCCGCAGAGTTACGTCTTCGTCGGTCATCTCCGATCAGCAGAATCTATTGGAAGTGCTGGTGGGTGGGCTGCTTTCACAGATAAGGGATGCAACAAATCAGCATCCTGAAAAATATTTACCGCTGCTTGGAACGCTGTTCATTTTCATACTGGTTTCCAATATTTTATCAGTTATTCCCGGTTTTTCTCCTCCGACCGGTTCACTTTCTACAACTACAGCTTTCAGTTTGATCGTTTTTTTTGCCGTGCCTTATTACGGTATAAAGGAAAACGGGGTGATCAATTATTTAAAAAGTTACGTGCAGCCCTCACCGTTTATGCTGCCATTTAATATTATAGGCGAAGTCAGCCGGACGTTTGCGCTGGCTGTGCGTCTTTTTGGAAATATTTTGAGCGGAACTATGATGGGGGCCATTTTGCTGGTTATCATGCCTCTATTTGTTCCGGTGATCATGCAATTGCTGGGGCTGCTGATCGGAGTCGTGCAGGCTTATATTTTTACGGTTCTGGCTGCGGTCTTTATCGCTGCCGGATTGGAGGTTCATTCTGAGTAG